A window of Dissulfurirhabdus thermomarina contains these coding sequences:
- the ychF gene encoding redox-regulated ATPase YchF, with amino-acid sequence MGFQCGIVGLPNVGKSTLFNALTRAAIAAENYPFCTIDPNVGVVPVPDPRLDRLAEIVRPARVVPTTLRFVDIAGLVAGASKGEGLGNQFLANIRETDAIAHVVRCFEDPDVVHVAGSVDPVRDIEVIHTELALADLETVEKALRRAEKAAKTGDKAARRRLALLERVRGHLDQGMPLRALGLGGDDLATLRDLHLLTLKPTLYIANVSEDGFQDNPHLDRVRELAAREGAEVVPVCARIEAEIAQLADDERQEFLADLGLDAPGLDRVVRAGYRLLGLQVFFTAGPKEVRAWTVRVGATAPEAAGVIHSDFEKGFIRAEVVAYEDFVACGGEQGAKDAGKWRLEGKDYVVQDGDVMHFRFNV; translated from the coding sequence ATGGGATTTCAATGCGGCATCGTCGGACTTCCCAACGTGGGCAAGTCCACCCTCTTCAACGCCCTCACCCGGGCCGCCATCGCCGCCGAGAACTACCCCTTCTGCACCATCGATCCCAACGTGGGCGTGGTCCCCGTCCCGGACCCGCGCCTGGACCGGCTGGCCGAGATCGTCCGCCCGGCCCGGGTGGTCCCGACGACCCTCCGGTTCGTGGACATCGCCGGTCTCGTGGCCGGAGCCTCCAAGGGGGAGGGCCTCGGCAACCAGTTCCTGGCCAACATCCGCGAGACCGACGCCATCGCCCACGTGGTCCGGTGCTTCGAGGACCCGGACGTGGTCCACGTGGCGGGGTCGGTGGACCCCGTCCGCGACATCGAGGTGATCCACACGGAGCTCGCCCTGGCGGACCTCGAGACGGTGGAGAAGGCCCTGCGCCGGGCGGAGAAGGCGGCCAAGACCGGCGACAAGGCCGCCCGGCGGCGGCTGGCACTCCTCGAGCGCGTTCGCGGCCACCTGGACCAGGGCATGCCGCTCCGCGCCCTCGGCCTCGGCGGGGACGACCTAGCGACGCTCCGCGACCTCCACCTCCTCACCCTCAAGCCCACCCTCTACATCGCCAACGTCTCGGAGGACGGGTTCCAGGACAACCCGCACCTCGACCGCGTGCGGGAGCTGGCGGCCCGGGAGGGGGCCGAGGTGGTCCCGGTCTGCGCCCGGATCGAGGCGGAGATCGCCCAGCTCGCCGACGACGAGCGGCAGGAGTTCCTCGCCGACCTCGGCCTCGATGCCCCCGGCCTCGACCGCGTGGTCCGGGCCGGCTACCGCCTCCTCGGCCTCCAGGTCTTCTTCACCGCCGGGCCGAAGGAGGTCCGGGCGTGGACGGTACGCGTGGGAGCCACCGCCCCCGAGGCCGCCGGTGTCATCCACTCCGACTTCGAGAAGGGCTTCATCCGGGCGGAGGTGGTCGCCTACGAAGACTTCGTGGCCTGCGGCGGGGAACAGGGGGCCAAGGACGCGGGGAAGTGGCGCCTGGAGGGGAAGGACTACGTGGTGCAGGACGGGGACGTCATGCACTTCCGGTTCAACGTCTGA
- a CDS encoding lytic transglycosylase domain-containing protein — MKSPRPTPALFSLFLLSCLPCLVAACSPATESAIVGPEGETLASVAVLEESYGGVNAGDEAQAPDDTQTPDEAQDGFVQDCIDSALDLCETAQAYWKEGNVDGAMEALDQAYQEILKVDPDSDPKLVQQKEDLRFMISKRILEIYASRATAVKGNYKEIPLVLNKDVETEIRRFQGPDRRFFLESYRRSGKYRPMIAAALREAGLPEELSWLPLIESGFKVRALSRARALGLWQFIPSTGYKFGLKRDLWVDERLDPEKSTQAAIKYLKALHQIFGDWTTVLAAYNCGEGTVLRVIRHQKINYLDNFWDLYYRLPRETARYVPRFLAALHILKDPDKYGFDLGAPDPPSPYEVVPIEKQVKLSSVARELGVAAEDLYRLNPELRYEVTPAAPYKLKVPPGTGSVLLARIDQIPRYTPPKRAYAYHRVRPGETLSTIAQRYRTRVSAIVRANNIRRRHLIRVGQRLRIPLRGTVARRPARRIARASLRPDGTYRVRRGDSLWLIARRFNTTTQALQKLNNLETTQLRVGQILRVTPGERLAEAAESNS; from the coding sequence TTGAAATCCCCGAGACCCACGCCGGCCCTCTTTTCCCTCTTCTTGCTCTCGTGCCTCCCGTGCCTCGTGGCGGCCTGCAGCCCCGCCACCGAGTCGGCCATCGTCGGACCCGAGGGTGAGACCCTCGCCTCGGTGGCCGTCTTGGAAGAGAGCTACGGCGGCGTGAACGCCGGCGACGAGGCCCAGGCCCCGGACGACACCCAGACCCCGGATGAGGCCCAGGACGGGTTCGTCCAGGACTGCATCGACTCCGCCCTGGACCTCTGCGAGACCGCCCAGGCCTACTGGAAGGAGGGGAACGTGGACGGGGCCATGGAGGCCCTGGACCAGGCCTACCAGGAGATCCTGAAGGTCGACCCGGACAGCGATCCCAAGCTCGTCCAGCAGAAGGAGGACCTGCGCTTCATGATCTCGAAGCGCATCCTCGAGATCTACGCCTCCCGTGCCACGGCGGTCAAGGGAAACTACAAGGAGATCCCCCTGGTCCTCAACAAGGACGTGGAGACGGAGATCCGCCGGTTCCAGGGCCCGGACCGCCGCTTCTTCCTGGAATCGTACCGCCGCTCCGGGAAGTACCGGCCGATGATCGCCGCGGCCCTCCGGGAGGCGGGGCTCCCGGAGGAGCTCTCCTGGCTGCCGCTCATCGAGAGCGGCTTCAAGGTGCGCGCCCTCTCGCGGGCCCGCGCCCTCGGGCTCTGGCAGTTCATCCCCTCCACCGGCTACAAGTTCGGCTTGAAGCGCGACCTCTGGGTGGACGAACGCCTGGACCCGGAAAAGTCCACCCAGGCCGCCATCAAGTACCTCAAGGCCCTGCACCAGATCTTCGGCGACTGGACCACGGTACTCGCCGCCTACAACTGCGGCGAGGGGACCGTCCTCCGGGTGATCCGCCACCAGAAGATCAACTACCTCGACAACTTCTGGGACCTCTACTACCGCCTGCCCCGGGAGACGGCCCGCTACGTGCCCCGGTTCCTCGCCGCCCTGCACATCCTGAAGGATCCGGACAAGTACGGCTTCGACCTGGGCGCCCCCGATCCCCCGTCCCCCTACGAGGTGGTCCCCATAGAGAAGCAGGTCAAGCTCTCGTCGGTGGCCCGGGAGCTGGGCGTAGCGGCCGAGGACCTCTACCGCCTCAACCCGGAGCTCCGCTACGAGGTGACGCCGGCCGCCCCGTACAAGCTCAAGGTCCCGCCCGGGACCGGGAGCGTGCTCCTGGCCAGGATCGACCAGATCCCGCGTTATACGCCGCCCAAGCGCGCCTACGCCTACCACCGGGTCCGCCCGGGCGAGACCCTCTCCACCATCGCCCAGCGCTACCGGACCCGCGTCTCCGCCATCGTGCGGGCCAACAACATCCGCCGGCGCCACCTCATCCGGGTGGGCCAGCGCCTGAGGATCCCACTCCGGGGGACCGTGGCCCGCCGGCCCGCCCGCCGGATCGCGCGGGCAAGCCTCCGCCCGGACGGCACCTACCGGGTCCGCCGGGGGGATTCCCTCTGGCTCATCGCCCGCAGGTTCAACACCACCACCCAGGCCCTCCAGAAGCTGAACAACCTTGAGACCACCCAGCTCCGGGTGGGCCAGATCCTCCGGGTCACCCCCGGGGAACGGCTCGCCGAGGCCGCCGAGTCCAACTCCTGA